A genome region from Ptiloglossa arizonensis isolate GNS036 chromosome 4, iyPtiAriz1_principal, whole genome shotgun sequence includes the following:
- the Dph5 gene encoding diphthine methyl ester synthase: MLHVIGLGLGDETDVTVKGLEIIRKCHRVYLESYTSILHVKLEELERFYGRTIIEADRELVENNADAILPKHEKEEVAFLVIGDPFGATTHSDLILRAREKDIKVKVIHNASILTAIGCCGLQLYHFGETVSIPYWNKDWRPSSFYEKIASNRQRNLHTLCLLDIKVKEPTLESITKKKKEYMPPRFMTVSEAANQLIDVLNEKAKETIEELAFDESSIIVGLARVGWEDQRIVACSLREMASIDLGPPLHCMVIPAMKLHPLESEFLVQYVLNENT; encoded by the exons ATGTTACATGTGATTGGATTAGGCCTTGGTGATGAAACAGACGTCACTGTAAAGGGtcttgaaattattcgaaaatgtcATCGTGTCTATTTGGAATCGTACACATCGATTTTACACGTTAAGTTAGAAGAATTG GAACGATTCTATGGACGTACGATTATCGAAGCTGACAGAGAACTAGTCGAGAATAATGCAGATGCAATACTACCGAAACATGAAAAAGAAGAGGTTGCTTTTCTAGTGATCGGCGATCCATTTGGAGCTACAACACACTCGGATTTGATTTTACGTGCCCGAGAAAAGGATATAAAA GTGAAAGTTATTCACAATGCCTCTATTTTAACTGCAATTGGTTGTTGCGGTCTTCAGCTGTATCATTTTGGGGAAACTGTTTCTATTCCATATTGGAACAAAGATTGGCGACCTAGCAGTTTTTATGAAAAGATTGCATCTAATAGACAAAGGAATTTGCACACACTTTGTTTGTTAGACATCAAAGTAAAGGAACCTACTCTAGAAAGtataactaaaaagaaaaaggaatataTGCCACCACGATTTATGACAGTTTCTGAGGCAGCTAATCAATTGATAGATGTACTGAATGAAAAAGCTAAAGAAACCATAGAGGAATTGG CTTTTGATGAGTCCAGCATTATAGTAGGCTTGGCTCGAGTTGGGTGGGAAGATCAACGAATAGTTGCCTGTTCCCTTAGAGAAATGGCTTCTATCGATCTTGGCCCACCTCTGCATTGTATGGTTATCCCTGCAATGAAATTACATCCTCTCGAATCAGAGTTCCTTGTTCAATATGTGCTAAATGAAAATACATGA
- the LOC143145800 gene encoding uncharacterized protein LOC143145800, with product MALPETGFVIAPQIPRGLAPAVEGLAREILRHRPQDIYTFAARHFEQLIKLREKERIAGTVSNRVSYNRRDRVFDWNCGNVDPDFKYVDLIEETRGPRRTQTKLSKRRKETTNRSGWSINETVKVIKRHDTENDARRGRHGNPRTPEKTIAAETRNRPEQCSPRSSMRIVGCRFLRSSSAGDALARTVSRQRKGKREKFCSCATNPSESEPEHNGDQSNPLKRQKSGDHIQRAHSTGIPSEGRYNTDPRRSQSLVNVRSRNEESALRRVIGNGENFSVPRNRLERRESSTGNQRKEKRKLDEKLGSAAVRNAEVVLAKLNLREKEDDRGQFDFAQTDLFDDTLERKIEDALSTDRGDTVVLPSVVARQSSNRYSRSSSRNEALESIERSDPNNLILPPISSDATKPIKRENDLTLPSLEKTEVVQTSQRPSSDLLESDNEKPSEQNVSKGLEVTIEDRDSVNAPIEKESKYENDNDVAVVLVHQWQEPGPVSSQPASLEEDTSDREILEELDIAQFSEPRCLEVEEVFKDSLNVTPDSIELPQRPDSLEQLEDEQTIDERDKEQSFSGSNELKKKLIEIETMERSIENTLVSSGTSIARPKDDDDGSTVSSPVKLSSHSGSEESSFVLGNGTILQDENDQSPGEQSPVAEEPKNEKGKVEIDSRGTEVTSSSRKGSGEHSLVAETRDGDQGDMETDSKGVEVDKISKGDSEGQDSIVEESKSDKDGVETDSKETESTPTTKEGSGKDSYVLGARDSDKEGVETDSKEAESTPTSKEDSQKDSYVLEARDSNKEGLETDSKETESTPTTKEGSGKDSYVLGARDSDKEGVETDFKEAESTPTTKEGSGKDSYVLGAQDSDKEGDEVDSKEAERTPTPKEDSGKDTHVLETRDSDKESLESNSKEAEATPTSREGSEKQSPVVEEPKSEKEDVETHSKEADVTPTTREGSEKQSPVIEELKSEKETDSKDVEVTPTTKEASEKQDSIKEATSNVEDVENNSTKDMSTKDKSNGSSSSVEEDNTDRSNQRTSFDDYSKVIDASCYILTEGSPCEIPESVTTVIIPDNTHLNDVAFHPGRETFQSVALARNATQDQEDHFGEYVCTSEAFEYSLDDVDFLRRIEARADQTVRHDLGNIKEEEEIEKEPSDKDGGRFADTSRADPSVGVSGTSGSNKDTESRAEAFVSSSLDGSNMADGTSPRIVGSTDEGSNTRTEDAFTDNVLGQQDTTINGSSIREIDAAGPYVPELNLDSLRDITMSSVDDRSDSRNHENQSEKDVTNEGGKTLSSFDGSDSRNIGNQSEKDDITRDGTKTRSGTPSSGKTTTFDEESRNKLLRDEEELSVDREAEIEMERLSGIEDKSVDEIVDDKSGDKSSMILEEEIAKELIQILSLEIGNGSFDEKKGVDQGTEGTEITEEVDIGEASMGTSEFVDESTNRPSMEVSSSTERANDDVQGEKRDDSTKERKMDVENDKDELASASLSVSLETADVAAPEMADGSPKSQERSEKSETKKSDRSGDEEPPIESNSRHALDAAARRIQYWVRKCVVGQRRLTNTDEQCDSSSPAEDLNVTSPATQETVEHQSEKVIEEPSEKSEGIKSEKSSTPRKEDIEEQQSFRQTGEFHDSIPLPVFEIPKSKMSAKGTHALKNMRETNPWFTLDPSAPCFGSETPQAGVFFAFDLSNSFRSVDNPSDGSKYYLNFPPCIVRMERAFNETNAPSDATVVPLAETDDTNIDDLREPLALDEPPKSLLIEEISTDENQPTSDSCSNKNRQGNRNDRSIDRTHTDNDPNLRDNLPPDSPTIASNENVNEETNKKVETEEQNATMNEIEENDAKK from the exons ATGGCACTGCCGGAAACGGGTTTTGTGATCGCTCCCCAAATACCTCGGGGCTTAGCACCGGCTGTCGAAGGACTCGCAAGGGAGATTCTGCGTCACCGGCCGCAAGATATTTACACATTCGCGGCGCGCCATTTCGAACAATTGATAAAATTGCGAGAAAAAGAACGGATCGCGGGCACCGTTTCCAATCGCGTGTCGTACAACAGACGAGATCGTGTTTTCGATTGGAACTGCGGTAACGTCGATCCCGATTTCAAGTACGTCGATCTGATCGAGGAAACGAGGGGACCGAGAAGGACCCAAACGAAACTGtccaaacggagaaaggagacgACGAACAGGAGCGGCTGGTCGATAAACGAGACCGTGAAGGTGATTAAGCGCCATGACACTGAGAACGACGCCAGAAGGGGGAGACACGGGAATCCCCGTACACCCGAGAAAACGATCGCCGCGGAAACTCGTAACCGTCCCGAACAATGTTCGCCCCGATCCTCGATGAGGATCGTCGGTTGtcgatttcttcgttcctcgtctGCCGGCGATGCGCTCGCAAGAACCGTGAGCCGACAACGTAAAggaaaacgagagaaattcTGCAGCTGCGCGACCAATCCCTCGGAGAGCGAGCCCGAGCACAACGGCGACCAATCGAACCCGTTGAAACGTCAGAAAAGCGGCGATCACATCCAGAGGGCGCACTCTACCGGGATTCCCAGCGAAGGTCGATACAACACCGATCCGAGACGGAGTCAATCCCTCGTAAACGTTagatcgagaaacgaggagagcgCACTACGTCGAGTAATTGGAAACGGGGAAAATTTCAGCGTCCCTCGAAATCGTCTCGAGAGACGCGAATCTTCGACAGGTAACCAACGAAAGGAGAAGAGAAAACTCGACGAGAAGCTTGGCAGCGCTGCGGTACGAAACGCTGAGGTTGTTCTCGCGAAGTTGAATTTAAGGGAGAAGGAGGACGACAGAGGGCAGTTCGATTTTGCGCAGACGGATCTCTTCGATGACACGCTCGAACGAAAGATCGAGGACGCGTTATCGACCGATCGCGGGGACACCGTGGTGCTTCCGTCGGTGGTCGCCAGACAGAGCTCGAACCGATACTCCAGGAGCAGTTCGAGGAACGAGGCGTTGGAGTCCATCGAGCGGAGCGATCCGAACAATTTGATTCTCCCGCCAATTTCCAGCGACGCTACCAAACCGATCAAAAGGGAAAACGATTTAACACTGCCCTCTTTGGAGAAGACCGAAGTGGTGCAGACGAGTCAACGACCTTCCAGCGACCTTCTGGAGTCCGATAACGAGAAACCTTCGGAGCAGAACGTGTCCAAGGGTCTCGAAGTTACGATCGAGGATCGTGATTCGGTGAACGCGCCGATCGAGAAGGAATCCAAGTACGAAAATGACAACGATGTTGCTGTGGTCCTGGTGCACCAATGGCAGGAGCCAGGTCCCGTTTCATCGCAGCCTGCGAGCCTCGAGGAGGACACAAGCGACAGAGAGATCCTGGAGGAGCTGGATATCGCTCAGTTCTCGGAACCACGATGCCTGGAGGTCGAGGAGGTGTTCAAGGATAGCCTGAACGTCACACCAGACTCGATCGAGTTGCCCCAAAGGCCAGACTCCCTGGAGCAGCTGGAAGACGAGCAGACGATCGACGAGAGAGACAAGGAGCAGAGTTTCTCCGGCTCGAACGAACTGAAGAAGAAATTGATCGAGATAGAGACCATGGAGAGGAGTATCGAGAACACGTTGGTGTCCTCCGGGACGAGTATAGCGCGTCCCAAGGACGACGATGACGGTTCCACGGTGTCGTCACCGGTGAAGCTCTCGTCGCACTCGGGATCGGAGGAGTCGAGTTTCGTGCTCGGAAACGGGACGATTCTTCAGGACGAGAACGATCAGAGTCCCGGAGAACAGAGTCCGGTTGCCGAGGAACCGAAGAACGAGAAGGGAAAAGTTGAAATCGATTCGAGGGGAACCGAGGTGACATCCAGTTCGAGAAAAGGCTCTGGAGAGCACAGTCTCGTTGCTGAGACGCGAGACGGTGATCAGGGAGACATGGAAACCGATTCTAAGGGGGTTGAGGTGGACAAGATTTCGAAAGGAGACTCCGAGGGGCAAGATTCGATCGTCGAAGAGTCGAAAAGCGACAAAGATGGTGTAGAAACTGATTCAAAGGAGACTGAGAGTACCCCAACTACTAAGGAGGGTTCTGGAAAGGATAGTTATGTTCTTGGGGCAAGAGATAGTGACAAGGAAGGTGTAGAAACTGATTCAAAGGAGGCTGAGAGTACCCCAACTTCTAAGGAGGACTCTCAAAAGGATAGTTATGTTCTTGAGGCAAGAGATAGTAACAAGGAAGGTCTGGAAACTGATTCAAAGGAGACTGAGAGTACCCCAACTACTAAGGAGGGTTCTGGAAAGGATAGTTATGTTCTTGGGGCAAGAGATAGTGACAAAGAAGGTGTCGAAACTGATTTTAAAGAGGCTGAGAGTACCCCAACTACTAAAGAGGGTTCTGGAAAGGATAGTTACGTTCTTGGGGCACAAGATAGTGATAAGGAAGGTGATGAAGTTGATTCAAAGGAGGCTGAGAGAACCCCAACTCCAAAGGAGGACTCTGGAAAGGATACTCACGTTCTTGAAACACGAGATAGTGATAAGGAAAGTCTAGAATCTAATTCGAAGGAAGCTGAGGCAACCCCAACTTCGAGGGAAGGCTCTGAGAAGCAAAGTCCAGTCGTCGAGGAGCCGAAAAGCGAAAAAGAAGACGTTGAAACCCATTCGAAGGAGGCTGATGTGACACCAACTACGAGGGAAGGCTCTGAGAAGCAAAGTCCAGTTATCGAAGAGCTGAAAAGCGAAAAAGAAACCGATTCGAAGGATGTTGAGGTAACACCAACTACGAAAGAAGCCAGCGAGAAGCAGGATTCGATCAAAGAGGCAACAAGTAACGTGGAAGATGTTGAAAACAATTCGACCAAAGACATGTCGACTAAAGACAAATCAAACGGTTCATCTTCCTCCGTGGAAGAAGAtaataccgatcgatcgaaccaaAGAACATCGTTCGACGATTATTCAAAAGTCATCGACGCCTCGTGCTATATTCTCACCGAAGGTTCCCCCTGCGAGATCCCAGAGTCCGTGACCACGGTGATCATCCCTGACAATACTCATCTAAACGACGTGGCCTTCCATCCAGGTCGCGAAACGTTCCAGAGTGTAGCTCTCGCGAGGAACGCGACCCAAGATCAAGAAGATCATTTCGGGGAGTATGTGTGTACTTCAgaagcattcgaatactcgttggACGACGTTGATTTTCTACGCAGGATCGAAGCTCGAGCCGATCAAACCGTACGTCACGATCTGGGGAACatcaaggaggaggaggagatcgAGAAAGAACCATCGGACAAAGATGGCGGCCGGTTCGCGGACACCAGTCGCGCGGATCCTTCGGTAGGTGTATCGGGAACTAGTGGAAGCAACAAGGACACGGAATCGAGGGCAGaggcgttcgtttcgagcagtctGGACGGAAGCAACATGGCCGACGGTACATCCCCGCGAATCGTGGGCTCCACCGACGAAGGGAGCAACACGAGAACCGAGGACGCGTTCACGGACAACGTTCTCGGTCAGCAGGACACCACCATCAACGGTTCATCGATCAGGGAGATCGATGCAGCTGGCCCCTACGTGCCCGAGCTGAACCTGGACTCACTCAGGGACATCACCATGTCCTCCGTGGACGATAGGAGCGACTCCAGGAACCACGAGAACCAGTCAGAGAAGGACGTCACCAACGAGGGCGGGAAGACTTTGTCCTCGTTCGATGGGAGCGATTCGAGGAACATTGGGAACCAATCGGAGAAGGATGACATCACTCGGGATGGCACAAAGACTCGGTCTGGTACACCGTCGTCGGGGAAGACGACAACCTTCGACGAGGAGTCGAGAAACAAGCTTCTTCGGGACGAAGAAGAGCTCTCTGTGGATCGAGAAGCGGAGATCGAGATGGAGAGACTCTCAGGGATCGAGGACAAGAGCGTGGACGAGATCGTTGATGACAAGTCTGGGGATAAATCTTCAATGATTTTGGAGGAGGAAATTGCGAAGGAGTTGATTCAGATCTTGAGTCTCGAGATTGGTAATGGTAGCTTCGATGAAAAAAAGGGTGTAGATCAAGGAACAGAGGGTACAGAGATTACAGAGGAGGTTGATATAGGTGAAGCATCTATGGGGACGTCTGAATTCGTCGATGAGTCCACGAATCGTCCCTCGATGGAGGTGAGTTCTTCTACAGAAAGGGCAAACGATGATGTTCAGGGAGAGAAGAGGGATGactcgacgaaagaaagaaaaatggatgTCGAGAACGATAAAGACGAACTTGCGTCTGCTTCTCTGTCCGTGTCTCTCGAAACTGCCGACGTGGCAGCACCTGAGATGGCCGATGGTTCTCCAAAAAGTCAAGAACGTTCTGAAAAGTCAGAAACCAAGAAGAGTGATCGATCGGGCGACGAAGAAccaccgatcgaatcgaattcaCGACATGCATTGGACGCGGCTGCTAGAAGGATTCAATACT GGGTGAGAAAGTGTGTGGTTGGTCAGCGACGACTGACAAACACCGATGAACAATGCGATTCCTCGAGCCCTGCGGAAGACCTAAATGTAACATCGCCCGCGACTCAAGAGACGGTCGAA cacCAGAGCGAGAAAGTGATCGAAGAGCCATCTGAGAAATCCGAAGGGATAAAGAGCGAGAAAAGCTCGACACCCAGAAAAGAAGATATAGAGGAGCAACAAAGCTTTAGGCAAACCGGAGAATTTCACGATTCTATACCGTTACCAGTCTTCGAAATACCCAAAAGCAAAATGTCGGCCAAGGGGACACACGCGCTAAAAAATATGCGCGAAACAAATCCGTGGTTCACTCTCGATCCAAGCGCACCATGTTTCGGCTCCGAAACTCCCCAAGCGGGTGTCTTCTTCGCGTTCGATTTATCGAACAGCTTTCGCTCGGTCGATAATCCATCGGACGGgtctaaatattatttaaattttccacCCTGTATCGTTCGCATGGAGCGTGCCTTCAACGAGACAAACGCGCCCAGTGACGCGACTGTGGTTCCCCTCGCGGAAACAGACGACACCAATATCGACGATCTTCGCGAACCGTTAGCCCTCGACGAACCACCAAAATCTCTTCTCATCGAAGAAATTTCGACCGATGAAAACCAACCCACGTCAGATTCGTGTTCGAACAAAAATAGGCAAGGTAatcgcaacgatcgatcgatcgatcgaacgcacACGGACAACGACCCTAACCTTCGCGACAATTTGCCTCCCGACTCTCCGACAATCGCGAGTAACGAGAAtgtcaacgaagaaacgaataagaaagTGGAAACCGAAGAGCAAAACGCGACGATGAACGAAATCGAAGAAAACGACGCTAAGAAATAA
- the LOC143145810 gene encoding uncharacterized protein LOC143145810 has product MVQDPDENMTKASLAATKIQANFRGYRVRKRMKELKKDAETSTNGGSAGERGISTAKKGNQTKESLEERSATKIQAGVRGFLVRKRQQLAREAATRIQAGFRGFRTRKLLKESEQ; this is encoded by the coding sequence ATGGTACAAGATCCCGACGAGAACATGACGAAAGCGAGCTTGGCTGCGACGAAGATTCAGGCCAATTTCCGGGGTTATCGTGTACGAAAGCGAATGAAGGAGCTGAAAAAGGACGCGGAAACGTCTACGAATGGTGGTTCGGCCGGGGAGAGGGGGATCTCGACTGCGAAGAAAGGCAACCAAACAAAGGAATCGTTGGAGGAAAGGTCGGCGACGAAAATTCAGGCAGGAGTTCGCGGATTCTTGGTACGAAAGCGGCAACAATTGGCTCGTGAAGCTGCAACCAGAATCCAAGCGGGTTTTCGGGGCTTCAGGACCAGGAAACTGTTGAAAGAAAGCGAACAATGA
- the Qbp-1 gene encoding queen brain-selective protein-1, with amino-acid sequence MPALRTVCIAVLLVVVLLFDKCFGYPSTRLKLGFRQSCESCGDLCNTCPAGIAISPVCGRVCAKRPGEICGGPGEMWGICGEGMYCNCNRCSGCSTTDLNCMQESGFKNICLPPVQSVIHALLNSHRASPPPNKS; translated from the exons ATGCCGGCCCTCCGAACCGTTTGCATAGCCGTGCTACTAGTCGTTGTCCTTCT GTTTGACAAGTGTTTTGGGTACCCGTCGACCAGACTGAAGCTAGGATTCCGACAGAGCTGCGAGAGCTGCGGGGACCTATGCAACACGTGTCCCGCTGGTATCGCAATATCGCCTGTCTGCGGTCGTGTGTGCGCGAAG CGTCCCGGCGAGATATGCGGAGGGCCCGGTGAGATGTGGGGCATCTGCGGCGAGGGTATGTACTGCAACTGCAACAGATGCTCCGGCTGCAGCACAACGGACCTCAACTGCATGCAAGAGTCGGGATTCAAGAATATCTGTTTGCCCCCCGTCCAATCGGTCATCCACGCGTTGTTGAACTCCCACCGAGCGTCACCGCCGCCGAACAAATCGTAA
- the LOC143145806 gene encoding uncharacterized protein LOC143145806: MVWRHLSRLLTRVYEPIDRAEILFLRMKNISVMANQIVFLVLADRVLIREPKMTCLYTLMFYNVITYCVSYIKELIEKEDWSPYVTLTERSKIKHLAMSATKIVLEWTKAVTFIVTITFMLLVFGLEQGLKNYKPSTFYTVITWMYYSATEKVFVEMFPSILKFFQLETFENMEELYAPVILRSFTIATSALFTLILVPMASWRFLLVATYLNVYLRLKDLVQQSGATLQREREILNRYRKATPDEIEQFDDVCAVCLCSMTQARITPCHHLFHADCLRQCLKANDTCPTCKRELILVS; the protein is encoded by the exons ATGGTCTGGCGACATTTGAGCAGACTTCTGACGCGAGTTTACGAGCCGATCGACCGGGCGGAGATCCTTTTCCTTCGCATGAAGAACATCTCCGTGATGGCGAACCAAATTGTGTTCCTGGTACTGGCCGACCGTGTCCTGATAAGGGAACCTAAAATGACGTGCCTTTACACGTTGATGTTCTACAATGTGATCACTTACTGCGTAAGCTACATCAAGGAGTTGATCGAGAAAGAGGATTGGTCACCGTACGTGACTCTCACGGAAAGATCCAAGATCAAGCATTTAGCGATGTCCGCAACCAAAATAGTACTCGAGTGGACCAAAGCCGTTACCTTTATCGTAACGATAACGTTTATGCTTCTGGTGTTCGGTCTGGAGCAGGGCCTTAAAAATTACAA ACCATCGACGTTTTACACGGTGATAACATGGATGTATTACTCGGCGACGGAGAAAGTCTTCGTTGAGATGTTTCCGTCGATATTAAAGTTCTTTCAGttggaaacgttcgaaaacaTGGAGGAACTTTACGCACCGGTGATATTAAGGTCGTTTACGATCGCCACCTCGGCTTTGTTCACATTGATACTTGTACCGATGGCATCTTGGAGATTCCTGCTCGTCGCTACCTACTTGAACGTTTATCTGAGATTGAAGGATCTTGTACAACAATCCGGCGCCACGCTGCAACGTGAACGTGAGATATTGAATCGTTACAGAAAAGCAACGCCCGATGAAATTGAACAATTCGACGATGTTTGCGCTGTATGTCTGTGCAGTATGACCCAAGCAAGGATAACACCTTGTCACCATCTTTTCCATGCAGACTGTTTACGTCAATGCCTCAAGGCCAACGATACGTGCCCTACGTGCAAAAGGGAACTGATACTCGTATCTTAA
- the Mrpl40 gene encoding mitochondrial ribosomal protein L40, with product MIGVLNMMNTFSRLSVCSVVNSRNVFTCIHPLYFQATETLFGEPLKKKKRIDINIIKARDERKKKKLSKLIRRLEKFTKTLKPIAENEVSPDLITQKEERTRHLTPLSEQEIERRELLLKEWQHYKKKEWLDNMNIMESIIMSQENALKELKFASEELYKRAIELDDSFIPYNAVGPAHTPPITNYDSPDGSYTDITIVYEGEEKADT from the exons ATGATAGGCGTATTAAATATGATGAATACTTTTTCCag ATTGTCTGTGTGTTCAGTTGTTAACTCGCGCAATGTTTTCACATGCATACATCCATTATATTTTCAAGCCACTGAAACACTTTT CGGAGAAccactgaaaaagaaaaagagaatagATATTAACATCATTAAAGCTAGAGatgagaggaaaaaaaagaaattgtcaaAACTAATCCGTCGTTTAGAAAAATTTACCAAGACATTGAAACCAATTGCCGAAAATGAAGTCTCTCCTGATTTGATCACTCAGAAAGA GGAACGAACTCGTCATCTTACACCACTATCCGAGCAAGAAATTGAGAGAAGAGAATTATTGTTAAAGGAATGGCAACACTACAAGAAAAAAGAATGGTTAGACAATATGAACATTATGGAATCCATAATTATGTCACAGGAAAATGCACTGAAAGAACTGAAATTTGCATCAGAGGAACTTTATAAAAGAGCAATAGAa tTAGATGATTCATTCATACCATACAATGCAGTTGGACCAGCACATACTCCACCAATAACGAATTATGACAGTCCTGATGGTTCATATACAGATATTACTATTGTatacgaaggagaagaaaaagcgGACACGTGA
- the Ctu2 gene encoding cytosolic thiouridylase subunit 2: MCTLNVLDYDSFETNETAMDTINASNNATTHITDTNTFCKKCGCQDIKISFRGENGYCKTCFLSILTHKFRATLGKSKSMHPNDSILIDHFGTANSTVLVHLIKANTNESVNKRFRFQCKILYIDDGMVKGQTLEERKLIRNALAKEAENLQLTTYVVPLTESTTDILCERIQSVNMERISMTSNDVAMQKLFNTLESDTAKDELLQQLRRKLIVSTARKLNCNKVFIADTSVDLAIKVLTDVSTGRGCQLSLNVGFSDTRCADVILLRPLRDFTREDVVGYLECCKLIPILDSIKYNQPFPASIKNITRNFVLQLNSEFHNTVSTIYRTSEKLDAKVKEFYNTNMSKETDANTDNNICVLCELTLDPSYMKEKQLSVVQARIFSGLVSTCTECSSNTTSNSLSSYKQLMDKPTEEVNNSHKEHCRCNNTTCISICAQPLQPDIVEKYLCYGCRLIFLNSNQKFNVLPNFLCNKIQEKLQLMNLQKEITDFLL, translated from the exons ATGTGTACATTGAACGTGCTCGACTATGATAGCTTTGAAACAAATGAAACGGCAATGGACAC aattaaTGCTTCTAACAATGCAACTACCCACATAACTGATACAAATACCTTTTGTAAAAAATGTGGATGCCAagatataaaaatttcatttagagGTGAAAATGGATATTGTAAAACTTGTTTCTTATCCATATTGACGCACAAATTCAGAGCCACACTTGGTAAATCAAAGTCAATGCACCCTAATGATTCAATACTTATTGATCATTTTGGAACAGCAAATTCAACAGTACTTGTACATCTTATCAAGGCAAATACAAATGAATCAGTCAATAAAAGATTTAGGTTTCAATGTAAAATACTTTATATAGATG ATGGTATGGTAAAAGGGCAAACTCTTGAAGAAAGAAAACTTATTCGAAATGCATTAGCTAAGGAAGCAGAGAATCTACAGTTAACAACATATGTTGTACCTTTGACAGAGTCTACAACAGATATTCTTTGTGAGAGAATTCAGTCGGTAAACATGGAAAGAATAAGTATGACTTCCAATGATGTAGCAATGCAAAAACTATTTAATACTTTAGAAAGTGACACGGCAAAAGATGAATTATTGCAACAACTAAGACGTAAACTGATTGTGTCCACAGCTCGCAAGCTTAATTGTAATAAAGTTTTTATTGCTGATACATCTGTTGATCTTGCAATAAAAGTGCTTACAGATGTATCAACAGGAAGAGGCTGTCAATTGTCTCTGAATGTTGGTTTCTCTGATACAAGATGTGCAGACGTAATTTTACTTAGACCACTTAGAGATTTCACAAGGGAGGATGTAGTTGGCTATTTGGAGTGCTGTAAACTAATTCCAATTCTTGATTCCATAAAATATAATCAACCTTTTCCTGCTTCTATAAAGAACATTACAAGAAATTTTGTTTTGCAATTAAATTCTGAATTTCACAATACAGTATCTACAATATATCGTACAAGTGAAAAATTGGATGCAAAagtaaaagaattttataatacaaatatGAGTAAGGAAACTGATGCTAATACTGACAATAATATTTGTGTACTTTGTGAATTGACATTGGATCCAAGTTACATGAAAGAAAAGCAACTTTCAGTTGTTCAAGCAAGGATATTTTCTGGCTTAGTTTCAACGTGTACAGAATGTTCATCAAACACAACTTCAAATTCTTTAAGTTCTTACAAACAATTAATGGATAAACCAACAGAAGAAGTAAATAACTCGCATAAGGAACATTGTCGATGTAACAATACTACTTGTATATCTATTTGCGCACAACCTTTACAACCAGATATAGTTGAAAAATATCTCTGTTATGGCTGCAGACTAatctttttaaattcaaatcAGAAATTTAATGTCTTACCTAATTTCTTATgtaataaaattcaagaaaaattaCAGCTAATGAATCTACAAAAAGAAATAACAGactttctattataa
- the Nd-15 gene encoding NADH dehydrogenase (ubiquinone) 15 kDa subunit, whose protein sequence is MESSFPDIPRFYRVPFFENIITKKTSQMFTVQACEKCRDFEIGIANCVEAYGYYNAVEKCRPLIEDLNECIFHTKHYKRLTIIKRERERQMKKGQRGYIEMPRMDLL, encoded by the exons ATGGAAAGCTCATTTCC AGATATCCCACGTTTCTATCGAGTACCTTTCTTTGAGAATATTATAACAAAGAAAACTAGCCAAATGTTTACTGTTCAAGCTTGTGAAAAGTGTAGAGATTTTGAGATTGGTATTGCAAATTGTGTTGAAGCTTATGGATACTATAATGCGGTAGAAAAATGTAGACCATTAATAGAGGACTTGAACGAATGTATTTTTCACACTAAACACTATAAACGATTAACTATAATAAAAAGGGAGCGGGAACGTCAGATGAAAAAGGGGCAACGAGGATATATTGAAATGCCTCGTATGGATCTACTCTGA